TTCATTCTCCCACCTCCAGATACTCAGCGCGGAGGAACTTGATGTATAGCGCACCGAGCAGTATGGAGAGACCAGCTATCACGAGGGCGTATACCGATGCAACGCCGGCGTCCTTTATCTCCGTGAGCTGGTAGTAGCCCTCACCGGCGAGAACCGGGATGTCCCTGCCGGCCAGTATCCAGACGATACCGAAGATCTGCATCGCGAAGAGAGTCCTTATTATGAGGGCGCTCTGGATGCTGGGCTTTAGGAGCGGCAGAACGATGCGCCTGAGCCTCGTCCAGTAGCTCGCCCCAAAGACCTCGGCAGCCTCGATGTACTCCTTGCTTATCATCTGAAGGCCGGCCAGGATTATCACAAAGACTATCGCCGTGGAGCGCCACAGCTCGGCTATAACTATCGCGAAGAACTCCCTCATGCGGTATTCGTAGCCGAATACGTATATCGGCTGGCTTATCAGCCCCAGGTTCATGAGAAGCTTGTTTATGAAACCGTAGGGGGAGAGCATGGAGTACCATATTAAACCGGCCGCCACGTCGCTTATGGTGAGGGGAATTATGAGGGCGTAGAGGGCGGCGTCCTTGCCCTTGAAAACGCGGTTCATTAGAAGGGCCAGAACAACGGCAAGGGCAACCTGGGTCGGGACTATGATACCCGCCAGAAGGATTGTGTATTTAAACGCGCTCCAAAAGTAGTAATCGCTAAAGGTTCTCCGCCATACCTCAAGGGAGAGGGCACCGTTCTGGGTGAAGGCCAGATAGAGGGCCTGAACGAGGGGATAGCCAACAAAAAACAGCAGATACGCGAAAGCCGGCAAAATTAAAAGATAGGGAACGAGAGAGCGCCGTTCCATGGGAACTCCTCCTTCACGGCACCGGCACTCCAACGTCCTCGAAGAGCTTTATGAGGTCGGGCTTGATCTCCTTGGTTACCGTCGCCGGATCCTCGTTGTTGAGGACTATCCTCTCGAAGGCCTGCTTGTAGTACTCCTTGAACTGTCCTCCCTTGTCTCCAAGGTTCGGTATCATGACGACGAGGGCATCTTCGGTGCTCGCCTGGGCCTGGACCCCCTCCGCGAGTATCTTGAGCGGTCCCTCGGGCAGCTTTCCGCTGGCCTCCTCAACGGTCGGGAAGAATCCAACCTTCTCCAGAACCTTGACCTGGGTGTCCGGCTTGGTGAGGTAGTCTATGAGCTTCCAAGCCTCGTCCTTGTGCGGTGCTCCCTTCGGTATGGCGAGGCCGGCGAGGACGACTATGAATCCCCTGCCCTTCGGCCCCCTCGGAACCGGCACGACGACGAACTGGTCCGGCTTGGTCTCGATGGCGTTCTTAATCCTCGCCGTGTGGTCCCAGGCTATGAGAACCTCGCCCTTCAAGAGCGGGTCAGCCATGGCGTCCCAGGTGGTGCTCGACGGGTGCACGTAGGGCCAGAGTTCCTTGAGGTAGTCCCACATCTCAACGGCCTCTGGACTGTCGAACTCCTTCGCCTGGTAGCCGGTGTAGCTCGGATAGATGTAGCCATGGAGGAACCTGACGAAGAGTCCCTTCGGTCCGGCCGGGAAGCCCAGTTCGGGCTGTCCCTTGGCCTCCTTGAGGTTCTTGGCCCACTGGAGGAGGGCATCGTAGGTCCACTTGTCGGTGCCCTTCATGACGTCATCTTCGGTAAGCCCTTCCGGCAGGTACTGGAAGGCCTCCTTGTTAACGACCATAACGTAGGTGGCGCTCATCCATGGCACGTAGGCCTTCTGGCCGCGGATGTAGGAGTACTGCTCGAAGGTGCTGATGAAGGTCCTTCCCTCGAGCTTGGGCATCGTGCTGAGGTCCTCGAGCCAGCCCTTCGAGGCCATGTAGTCCATACCGCCGTGGAGGTCACCTATGACGTCGATGGTGACCTTTCCAGTCTGCATCTCGCCCTCGAGCCTCGTAACCATGTCCGTGTAGGAAATCGGGACGAAATTAACCTCGATGTTCGTGTCCGATGTAAACCCCTTCAGAAGGTCCTCCTGGACGAAGGCCCTCTCCTCGGGCGGGTTCAGCTGGGTTGACAGAAACGTCACTGTTACTTTCTCCTCCCCTCCGGGGGAGATACAGCCACTGGACACTACGGCGAACAACACAACCGCCGCCAACAGAACACCAAACAACCTCCTAATCATGGGGCATCACCCTATCCCTAAAGTAAGGTACTTCAACGGACTTATGTGAACAACATATATAAGATTTGTGTTTAGAACCACTGAAAGTGGTTGTATTACAAAAAAGTAAAAGTTTGGAATTAAACCCTGGGCTTCACGGTTTTCCCCGTTCTGGACGACTCGTAGGCCGCAAGGATTATCGCCAGGTTCTTCTTCGCATCCTCGCCGGTTATGGGAACGTTCTCATCCCTCAGAACGGCCCTCGTGAAGGAACTCACTATCCCCCTCACGTCAGGCCTGTCCCAGTATATCTTCTCCGCCCTGTCCTGGTAGACCGTAAAGTCCGGGTAGGCAGTTCTCACGTCGAGGAAGCCCTCCCTGCCGACGAGGTAGTACTTTATCTCGATGCCGTAGGAGTAGCCCCTCGGATTGCCCCAGCCGGCAGTGAGAACAGCAAGAACGCCCTTTCTGAACTCAAGGACGGCGGTGCCTATATCATCCACAGGGAAACCGTATATCTTGGCGCCTATGTCCGCGTAGACCTTCTTGGGGAGGTCCCCCGTGAGCCAGAGGAGGGAGTCAACACCGTGGGGTGCCGTGTCCATGAAGCCCCCGCCGCCGGACTTACTCGCGTCCAAGAACCAGCCCATGTCAAGGCCCTGAAGGAATATCGGAGGCTTAACGTTCTCCGAAATCGTCTGGATGTACTCAATGGGACCTATCTCACCGGCATCGATCATCTCCTTCGCCTTCACGAGGGGCTCCGTGAACCTGGGGTTGAAGGGGAGCATGAGCTTTACGCCGGCCTTCCTGGCGGCCCTTATAACATCGTCCGCATCCCTGAGGTTCAGGGCTATGGGTTTCTCAAGGAGTATGTGCTTGCCCTCCTCAGCGGCCCTGATGGCTATCTCCCTGTGCCGGTAGGTCTCGATTGCTATGTAAACCGCCTCGACGTTCTCATCCCTCAGGAGTGCCTCGTAGTTTCTGTAGAACTTCGCCCCGTACTTCTTCGCCTCGGCGCGTGCAACGTCCGGGTTGGCTCCATCGCCAGATATGGCCACGAGTTTTGTCCCCTTGCCCCCCGCGATAGTGGAGGCAAAACGAAGGGCGTGGGGATGAGCGTAGCTTATTATTCCGAAGTTGAGCTTCTTCATACCTCAACCACCTCCCCCTTGCGGGCGCTCTCCTTTGCTCTCTCGGCAATCTTCAGTGCTATCAGGGCGTCCTCGGCGGTAACCACTGGCTCTTCCTTCCCCTTAATGCAGTTGAAGAAGTGCCTCAGTTCCCTCTCGAAGGCGTCGGGGAAGGTTGAGAGGAGCGGTGAGAAGCGCGGCATCTCGAAGTTGGCCTTGGCGACGCCGACCACGGGAGTGTCCAGCGGGGTGTAGCGTATCCTGCCATTTTTCCCTATGATGTCAACGTGGTGGTAGAAGACACCGTAGCGCGAGGGGTAGGGGTAGGCCCAGCTGACCTCTGCTATGCCGGTCTTTCCTCCCTCGAACTTTATCATCATCATGAAGTGGTCGAACGTCCCGTTGGCCCTCGCCTCCTCCTTGATGGACTTCCCAACGGCGTAGACGCTCACCGGTTCGCTCTCGAAGAACCAGCGCAGGAAGTCCGTGACGTGAACTCCGAGGTCAACGGCGACACCGCCGCTCCTGTTCTCGTCCCAGTACCAGTAATCCCTGGGGAAGGGGAGGTTCTGGACTTCGGCCTTTCTGATGTGCATGGGAAGGATGTTGCGCTTCTTTATGACCTCCTTCATCTGCATCCATCTCTTGTCAAATCGCCTCACGTGACCAACGAAGAGGTGCAGGTCTTTCTTTTCGGCGGTTTTTATCATTCTCTCGCCCTCTTCAACGGTGAGGGCTATCGGCTTCTCCACTATCACGTGCTTTCCTGCCTTGAGAGCCTCAACGGCAAGTTCTGCGTGGGTGTAGGTTGGCGTGAGCACCTCAACGACGTCAACCTCTGTATCCAAAAACTCGTCGAGACTCGTGAACGCCTTCGCCCGAAACTCCTTCGCACCCTCGCGGGCCCGTTCCGGGTCTATGTCCATGCAGGCGACGACCCTGATGCCCTCGATTCCCCTGAGGGCCTTTTTGTGGGCAAGGTTGAATATGTTTCCGCAGCCTATCACTCCGACCTTTAGCTCCATGGGGATCCCCCAAGGGAGTAGGGGCAAAAAGTATATAATCCTTTTCAAAATAAACCACTTTAAATGGTTGTAAATTTATGAGGTGGAAGAGATGAGGGTCATCGTTGGAATTCCCAGTTACA
The Thermococcus radiotolerans genome window above contains:
- a CDS encoding carbohydrate ABC transporter permease, coding for MERRSLVPYLLILPAFAYLLFFVGYPLVQALYLAFTQNGALSLEVWRRTFSDYYFWSAFKYTILLAGIIVPTQVALAVVLALLMNRVFKGKDAALYALIIPLTISDVAAGLIWYSMLSPYGFINKLLMNLGLISQPIYVFGYEYRMREFFAIVIAELWRSTAIVFVIILAGLQMISKEYIEAAEVFGASYWTRLRRIVLPLLKPSIQSALIIRTLFAMQIFGIVWILAGRDIPVLAGEGYYQLTEIKDAGVASVYALVIAGLSILLGALYIKFLRAEYLEVGE
- a CDS encoding ABC transporter substrate-binding protein; its protein translation is MRRLFGVLLAAVVLFAVVSSGCISPGGEEKVTVTFLSTQLNPPEERAFVQEDLLKGFTSDTNIEVNFVPISYTDMVTRLEGEMQTGKVTIDVIGDLHGGMDYMASKGWLEDLSTMPKLEGRTFISTFEQYSYIRGQKAYVPWMSATYVMVVNKEAFQYLPEGLTEDDVMKGTDKWTYDALLQWAKNLKEAKGQPELGFPAGPKGLFVRFLHGYIYPSYTGYQAKEFDSPEAVEMWDYLKELWPYVHPSSTTWDAMADPLLKGEVLIAWDHTARIKNAIETKPDQFVVVPVPRGPKGRGFIVVLAGLAIPKGAPHKDEAWKLIDYLTKPDTQVKVLEKVGFFPTVEEASGKLPEGPLKILAEGVQAQASTEDALVVMIPNLGDKGGQFKEYYKQAFERIVLNNEDPATVTKEIKPDLIKLFEDVGVPVP
- a CDS encoding Gfo/Idh/MocA family protein; this translates as MKKLNFGIISYAHPHALRFASTIAGGKGTKLVAISGDGANPDVARAEAKKYGAKFYRNYEALLRDENVEAVYIAIETYRHREIAIRAAEEGKHILLEKPIALNLRDADDVIRAARKAGVKLMLPFNPRFTEPLVKAKEMIDAGEIGPIEYIQTISENVKPPIFLQGLDMGWFLDASKSGGGGFMDTAPHGVDSLLWLTGDLPKKVYADIGAKIYGFPVDDIGTAVLEFRKGVLAVLTAGWGNPRGYSYGIEIKYYLVGREGFLDVRTAYPDFTVYQDRAEKIYWDRPDVRGIVSSFTRAVLRDENVPITGEDAKKNLAIILAAYESSRTGKTVKPRV
- a CDS encoding Gfo/Idh/MocA family protein; translated protein: MELKVGVIGCGNIFNLAHKKALRGIEGIRVVACMDIDPERAREGAKEFRAKAFTSLDEFLDTEVDVVEVLTPTYTHAELAVEALKAGKHVIVEKPIALTVEEGERMIKTAEKKDLHLFVGHVRRFDKRWMQMKEVIKKRNILPMHIRKAEVQNLPFPRDYWYWDENRSGGVAVDLGVHVTDFLRWFFESEPVSVYAVGKSIKEEARANGTFDHFMMMIKFEGGKTGIAEVSWAYPYPSRYGVFYHHVDIIGKNGRIRYTPLDTPVVGVAKANFEMPRFSPLLSTFPDAFERELRHFFNCIKGKEEPVVTAEDALIALKIAERAKESARKGEVVEV